The Bacteroidia bacterium genome includes a window with the following:
- the gldG gene encoding gliding motility-associated ABC transporter substrate-binding protein GldG, with the protein MSKKQTNRVKGLIDLAVVIAIVLVANLLGSQYYTKFDLTKEKRFTLSETSKKLAASVDDYIYIKVYLNGELSSKFKQLKNATLDMLSNYREASGNKIEYEFSDPFAGKDNKEKQQLFQEFEQKGLPPYDDVDDADIESQKRNLIIPGAEVFYGTGKSFVINLLKTEYGQASEVTINQSIENLEYEIAHAIRKCKADQKKRIGFLIGHGELGELPLYDLKKELGSFYRLDNLNIDLRDSAAIALYADKFTDNDEENAKIILSGLQNRINQYDAVVIAKPRRDLTKEEAFLIDQYMMQGGNTLWFIDALQAEMDSMSNGGRMVAVDYPLDNLRELLFHYGIRVNVDLLQDFRCNDIALRDPYSANSYRNFPWVYFPVFTAHPTLSRHPINRNIEGVWSRFGGTLKILNKEDIKATPLLISSDKTRISNAPALVEFSIIDKIRSNDQSFLGTFNGGPQVAGVLLEGTFKSAFARRNVRSDLPFKESGKGNIIVIADGDIARNHVSSQGGYLELGKDHITGRIFGNKKFLLNCFDYLLDDSGLIEIRSKEIILRLLDKEKVKEERTYWQFFNLGLPVLLLVLFGVINAFIRKKKYASK; encoded by the coding sequence ATGAGTAAAAAGCAAACGAATAGGGTGAAGGGTTTAATTGACTTAGCAGTTGTGATTGCAATTGTGCTAGTAGCAAACTTGCTTGGTTCGCAATATTATACCAAGTTTGATTTGACCAAAGAGAAAAGGTTCACACTCAGTGAGACATCTAAGAAATTAGCAGCCAGTGTAGATGACTATATCTACATTAAAGTTTACCTTAATGGAGAATTAAGTTCTAAATTCAAACAACTTAAGAATGCAACCTTAGACATGCTCTCTAATTATAGAGAAGCATCCGGCAACAAAATTGAATACGAATTCTCTGATCCTTTTGCCGGCAAAGACAATAAAGAAAAACAACAACTGTTTCAAGAGTTCGAACAAAAAGGGCTACCTCCTTATGACGATGTAGATGATGCAGACATTGAATCTCAAAAACGTAATCTTATCATTCCCGGTGCAGAGGTATTTTATGGCACCGGTAAAAGTTTTGTAATAAACCTGCTTAAAACCGAATATGGTCAAGCCAGTGAAGTTACTATTAACCAGTCAATCGAAAATCTTGAGTATGAGATTGCTCATGCCATACGCAAATGCAAAGCAGACCAAAAGAAACGTATAGGATTCTTAATAGGACACGGAGAATTAGGAGAATTGCCGCTCTATGATTTGAAAAAAGAATTAGGCAGTTTTTACAGATTAGATAATCTAAATATTGATTTGAGAGACTCCGCTGCCATTGCTTTATATGCAGATAAATTTACAGACAATGACGAAGAGAACGCAAAGATTATCCTAAGTGGTTTACAAAATCGAATCAATCAATATGATGCAGTTGTGATTGCAAAACCGCGTAGAGACCTTACAAAAGAAGAAGCATTTCTGATTGATCAATATATGATGCAAGGCGGTAACACTTTATGGTTTATAGATGCTTTACAAGCAGAAATGGATTCGATGAGCAATGGTGGACGAATGGTGGCTGTGGACTACCCTCTTGACAATCTTAGGGAGTTACTTTTCCACTATGGTATACGTGTAAATGTTGATTTATTACAAGATTTCAGATGCAATGACATTGCTCTTCGCGACCCATACTCTGCAAACAGTTATCGCAATTTCCCTTGGGTTTATTTCCCAGTTTTTACCGCACATCCTACACTGTCTCGACATCCTATTAATCGTAACATAGAAGGTGTTTGGTCAAGATTTGGAGGTACACTTAAAATTTTAAACAAGGAAGACATCAAAGCAACGCCCCTACTCATTAGCTCAGACAAAACCAGAATTTCAAATGCACCTGCATTAGTAGAATTTAGCATTATTGACAAAATACGCTCTAACGACCAAAGTTTCTTAGGTACATTTAATGGAGGACCTCAAGTAGCCGGAGTCTTGTTAGAAGGCACTTTTAAAAGTGCATTCGCACGTAGGAATGTGCGCTCTGACCTGCCATTCAAAGAAAGTGGCAAAGGAAATATCATTGTAATTGCAGATGGCGATATTGCCCGAAATCATGTGAGCAGCCAAGGGGGGTATCTGGAATTGGGTAAGGATCATATTACCGGAAGGATTTTTGGAAACAAGAAATTTCTACTCAATTGTTTTGACTACTTACTTGACGACTCCGGACTTATTGAAATTCGCTCTAAGGAAATCATTTTGCGCTTATTGGATAAAGAAAAAGTGAAAGAAGAACGCACCTATTGGCAGTTCTTTAATCTTGGACTACCTGTGCTTCTTCTGGTTCTTTTTGGGGTGATTAACGCTTTCATTCGCAAGAAAAAGTACGCTTCTAAATAA
- the gldF gene encoding gliding motility-associated ABC transporter permease subunit GldF, protein MWTIYKKEIRSFLSSLIAYVVIIVFLTVTGMFTWLFKDTSVPDNGYATLDPLFSIAPIIFIFLVSAITMRSFSEERKSGTIETLTTRPVSDLAIIMGKYLAGLTLVLFSILPTLLYYYSVNKLSINPEQTGIDSGATLGSYIGLLMLGAIYVAIGTFASALSDNQIIAFLLSMFLCFFFFIAFDFLSDLSFLKDSEFTTAWLGINYHYQSISKGVIDTRDMIYFISMTIVFLGLTKYFFKNR, encoded by the coding sequence ATGTGGACAATCTATAAAAAAGAAATAAGAAGTTTTCTCAGCTCTCTCATTGCCTACGTAGTCATTATTGTGTTTCTCACTGTAACCGGTATGTTTACATGGTTGTTTAAAGACACCAGTGTACCGGACAATGGTTATGCAACACTCGACCCTCTTTTTTCCATTGCCCCTATCATTTTTATTTTTCTTGTATCTGCAATCACCATGCGTAGTTTTTCAGAAGAAAGAAAAAGCGGAACTATAGAGACCCTTACTACACGTCCCGTTTCAGACCTTGCAATCATCATGGGTAAATATCTGGCAGGGCTTACATTAGTCTTATTTTCTATACTGCCTACTCTACTCTATTATTACTCTGTAAATAAATTATCTATTAATCCTGAACAAACCGGTATTGATTCCGGGGCAACACTCGGTTCATACATTGGTTTATTGATGTTAGGGGCTATTTATGTTGCAATAGGTACGTTTGCCTCTGCCCTTAGCGACAATCAGATTATTGCATTTCTTCTTTCTATGTTTCTATGCTTCTTCTTTTTTATTGCATTTGACTTCCTTTCTGACTTATCATTTTTGAAAGACTCCGAATTTACTACAGCATGGTTAGGAATTAACTACCATTATCAATCTATCAGCAAGGGCGTGATTGACACAAGAGATATGATTTATTTTATCTCGATGACAATCGTATTTCTGGGTTTAACAAAATATTTCTTTAAGAATCGCTAA
- a CDS encoding ATP-binding cassette domain-containing protein yields the protein MAIRVENLTKIYGQQNAVDNINFELQKGQIVGFLGPNGAGKSTTMKMLTGFIQPTRGKAFIDGIDVEEKPLLTRSKIGYLPEHNPLYLDMYIREYLRFMAEINKVAHPIKRTEELIELTGLTLERKKKIGQLSKGYRQRVGLAQALIHNPEVLILDEPTSGLDPNQIGEIRKLILDIGSEKTILLSTHIMQEVEALCQRTIIINRGKIVADAPTAELGKKIESDTVIYVEFSKEVPQSVLSSISVITNITAGTKPNSWHITTTEAQDCKIALNKIIANAEGYILEQKEEKQTLEDIFQKLTHHVDNL from the coding sequence ATGGCAATTCGAGTAGAAAATCTCACAAAAATTTATGGTCAACAAAATGCGGTTGACAACATTAATTTTGAACTGCAAAAAGGACAAATAGTTGGATTCTTAGGTCCCAATGGAGCAGGCAAAAGCACAACCATGAAGATGCTCACCGGATTTATTCAACCTACACGAGGCAAAGCGTTTATTGATGGAATTGATGTAGAAGAAAAGCCTTTACTCACCCGTTCAAAAATAGGATACTTACCGGAACACAATCCTTTGTATTTGGATATGTACATCCGTGAATATTTACGTTTTATGGCGGAAATTAACAAGGTGGCACATCCAATTAAGCGAACAGAAGAACTCATTGAATTAACCGGATTAACATTAGAAAGAAAAAAGAAAATCGGACAATTGTCCAAGGGTTACAGACAAAGAGTCGGATTGGCGCAAGCACTCATCCACAACCCGGAGGTACTGATTCTGGATGAACCTACTTCCGGTCTTGACCCTAATCAAATTGGAGAAATTCGAAAATTGATTCTTGATATAGGTTCAGAAAAAACCATCTTATTATCGACCCATATCATGCAAGAAGTAGAAGCACTCTGTCAAAGAACTATCATCATTAATAGAGGTAAAATAGTTGCCGATGCTCCTACTGCTGAATTAGGTAAAAAGATTGAAAGTGATACAGTTATTTATGTTGAGTTTTCAAAAGAAGTTCCCCAATCAGTATTGAGCTCAATTTCAGTAATTACGAATATTACAGCCGGAACGAAGCCAAACTCATGGCATATCACAACAACCGAAGCACAAGATTGTAAAATAGCCCTGAACAAAATAATAGCCAATGCAGAAGGTTATATTTTAGAACAGAAGGAAGAAAAACAAACTTTAGAGGATATCTTTCAAAAACTAACGCATCATGTGGACAATCTATAA
- a CDS encoding dehydrogenase E1 component subunit alpha/beta, with amino-acid sequence MEFNRKSLTDQELMSIYHALVYPRIIEEKMLILLRQGKIGKWFSGIGQEAIAVGGTLALHDQDYILPLHRNLGVFTTRRIPFAKLFAQWQGKASGFTKGRDRSFHFGTNEYHIVGMISHLGAMAGVGNGIALAEKIDKTNNISLVFSGDGGTSEGDFHEALNVAAVWSLPTIFLIENNGYGLSTPSNEQFKCKQFIDKGIGYGIEAIQIDGNNILEVYHTVKEIADSIRQNPRPILIECITFRMRGHEEASGTKYVPQSLFDEWIKKDPISNFEQYLQKLGILNEVEKTQIHNKVKSEIDSAVHMVESEPDIVAETSKELEDVYAIVQNSQIAPDLDNQSEKRLVDAISDGLKQSLEKFPKSIIMGQDIAEYGGVFKVTEDFYKVFGKKRIRNTPITESSIIGAGYGLSIKGWKAIVEMQFGDFVTCGFNQIVNNLAKSHYRWAQNADVVVRMPTGAGVGAGPFHSQSTEAWFAHVPGLKIVYPSNPFDAKGLLCASIQEPNPILFFEHKALYRSIHGLVPNNYYTLPIGVGQLQATGDELSIITYGWGVHWALDACKALNIHADIIDLRTLIPWDKELVADSIKKTGKVLVLHEDTMTGGIGGEIAAWIAENCFEHLDAPIKRLGSLDTPVPLAKDLEKNFLAQNRLHDVLKELRNY; translated from the coding sequence ATGGAATTTAACAGAAAAAGTCTGACTGATCAAGAACTCATGTCAATCTATCATGCTTTGGTTTATCCGAGAATTATAGAAGAAAAAATGTTGATACTGCTCAGGCAAGGAAAAATAGGCAAATGGTTCTCAGGAATAGGACAAGAAGCCATTGCTGTTGGGGGTACACTTGCACTGCATGACCAAGACTACATATTGCCTTTACATAGAAACTTAGGCGTTTTTACGACCAGAAGAATTCCTTTTGCAAAGCTATTTGCACAATGGCAAGGGAAAGCATCCGGATTTACTAAAGGCAGAGACCGTTCTTTTCACTTTGGAACCAATGAATATCATATTGTAGGCATGATTTCACATTTAGGAGCAATGGCGGGTGTCGGCAATGGCATTGCATTGGCTGAAAAAATAGATAAGACAAATAATATTTCGCTTGTATTTTCGGGTGATGGAGGCACAAGCGAGGGCGATTTTCATGAAGCATTAAACGTGGCCGCAGTATGGAGTTTACCCACTATTTTTCTCATAGAAAATAATGGCTACGGGCTTTCAACCCCTAGCAATGAACAATTTAAGTGTAAACAGTTTATTGATAAAGGAATCGGCTATGGAATAGAAGCCATACAAATTGACGGCAATAACATATTGGAAGTGTATCATACTGTAAAAGAAATTGCTGACTCTATCAGACAGAATCCCAGACCAATATTGATAGAGTGTATTACCTTTAGAATGAGAGGGCACGAAGAAGCCTCTGGCACCAAATACGTCCCTCAATCTTTGTTTGATGAATGGATAAAAAAAGACCCCATCAGCAATTTTGAGCAATATTTACAAAAACTCGGGATACTTAATGAAGTAGAAAAAACCCAAATACACAACAAGGTTAAATCAGAGATTGACAGCGCTGTTCACATGGTTGAATCTGAACCTGATATTGTTGCTGAAACTTCAAAGGAATTAGAAGATGTTTATGCAATAGTACAAAACAGTCAAATTGCACCTGATTTGGACAACCAAAGTGAAAAAAGACTGGTTGATGCTATTTCTGACGGATTAAAACAAAGTCTTGAAAAATTTCCAAAATCAATTATCATGGGTCAAGACATTGCAGAATATGGCGGAGTATTTAAGGTTACAGAAGATTTTTATAAGGTTTTTGGAAAAAAAAGGATTCGCAACACGCCTATTACTGAAAGTTCTATAATAGGCGCAGGTTATGGCCTGTCCATCAAAGGATGGAAGGCAATAGTTGAAATGCAGTTTGGTGATTTTGTTACTTGTGGATTCAATCAAATTGTAAACAATCTTGCGAAATCTCATTATCGTTGGGCGCAAAACGCAGATGTAGTAGTCCGTATGCCTACGGGAGCTGGTGTGGGTGCAGGTCCATTTCACTCACAAAGCACTGAGGCATGGTTCGCTCACGTACCCGGATTAAAAATTGTTTATCCTTCAAATCCATTTGACGCAAAGGGATTATTATGTGCAAGCATTCAAGAGCCGAACCCTATTTTGTTTTTTGAACACAAAGCATTGTACAGAAGTATTCACGGGTTAGTTCCAAATAATTATTACACATTACCAATTGGGGTAGGGCAATTACAAGCTACGGGAGATGAGTTAAGCATCATAACCTATGGCTGGGGTGTGCACTGGGCATTAGATGCATGCAAAGCTCTCAACATACATGCTGATATTATTGATTTGAGGACATTGATTCCTTGGGATAAAGAGTTGGTAGCAGATTCCATCAAAAAGACAGGCAAAGTGCTTGTGCTGCATGAAGATACAATGACCGGTGGTATTGGGGGCGAAATAGCAGCATGGATTGCAGAAAATTGTTTTGAACACCTTGATGCACCAATCAAGAGATTAGGCAGTTTGGATACCCCGGTACCTTTAGCAAAGGACTTGGAAAAAAACTTTTTGGCACAAAACCGACTTCATGATGTTTTGAAAGAACTGAGAAACTATTAA
- a CDS encoding c-type cytochrome produces MIKLSDIIKNSVKVFSLATFLITIGSFSAHAQDAPSAAKGKELFEQQACMACHAIDRVVIGPALKDITKQKSEEWLIKWIRNNVQLRESGDKDAIAIYKEYNQAAMNTYEHLTDNEIKSILMWIEEESAPKATASTGTGEPDAQVLKGKELFEQQACMACHAIDRVVIGPALKDVTKRRSKDWLHSWIHNNVKLRESGDADAIALYKEYNSAAMNVYENLTTEDIDAILAYIEYESVPKVAKESTGVKGGDAQSEKGTFYNTTTLYVIIVIAAILLIIAVVLYRIRRKLSNVLKEFEAGDHKEKTVTEYLKNKYNTSRRTINTILIIVSVGLVLGIYGFYFGVTEVGVQRGYAPTQPIAYSHALHAGELNIDCRYCHSTADYSKAASIPSLNTCMNCHVGVQLRDKYDGEVSPEIQKIYTALDYNPDAKPGERFGNNPKNIKWVRVHNLPDLSYFNHSQHANVAGLECQKCHGPVQEMEVIQQYATLQMGWCIDCHRNTGVDVENNDYYEKLHAFAKKDIEKNGDKSKYLKDGKVNITIANIGGLDCSKCHY; encoded by the coding sequence ATGATAAAGCTATCAGACATAATCAAGAATTCAGTTAAGGTGTTTAGCCTTGCTACTTTTTTAATTACAATCGGGTCGTTTTCGGCACATGCACAAGATGCTCCATCCGCAGCCAAAGGAAAAGAGTTATTTGAACAACAAGCTTGTATGGCTTGTCATGCGATTGACAGAGTAGTGATTGGTCCTGCTCTTAAGGATATTACAAAACAAAAGAGTGAAGAATGGTTAATCAAATGGATAAGAAACAACGTGCAATTACGTGAGTCCGGTGATAAGGATGCTATTGCGATTTATAAAGAATACAATCAAGCAGCCATGAACACTTATGAGCACCTGACTGATAATGAAATCAAGTCTATTCTAATGTGGATAGAAGAAGAAAGTGCTCCAAAGGCTACTGCTTCTACAGGAACTGGCGAACCTGATGCACAAGTACTTAAAGGGAAAGAATTATTTGAACAGCAAGCATGTATGGCTTGTCATGCTATTGATAGAGTAGTGATTGGTCCTGCTCTTAAGGATGTTACCAAGCGTAGAAGTAAAGATTGGTTGCATAGCTGGATTCATAATAATGTGAAATTGCGCGAATCAGGCGATGCAGATGCTATTGCTCTTTACAAAGAGTATAATAGTGCTGCAATGAATGTGTATGAGAATCTTACTACCGAAGATATTGATGCCATTTTAGCTTATATTGAATATGAGAGTGTTCCTAAAGTTGCAAAAGAATCAACCGGAGTTAAGGGCGGAGATGCACAAAGTGAGAAAGGTACTTTCTACAACACGACCACATTGTATGTGATAATTGTAATTGCTGCAATACTGCTCATTATTGCAGTTGTTCTTTATAGGATCAGAAGAAAACTATCTAATGTATTAAAAGAGTTTGAAGCTGGTGATCACAAAGAAAAAACAGTTACAGAGTATCTGAAAAATAAATACAACACATCTCGCAGAACAATCAATACTATATTAATTATTGTAAGTGTGGGACTTGTATTAGGAATTTATGGATTCTATTTTGGTGTTACTGAAGTAGGGGTTCAAAGAGGGTATGCACCTACTCAGCCAATTGCATATTCACACGCTTTACACGCAGGAGAATTAAATATTGATTGTCGCTATTGCCACAGTACTGCTGATTATAGCAAGGCAGCAAGTATCCCTTCGTTGAATACATGTATGAATTGTCACGTAGGTGTTCAATTGAGAGATAAATATGATGGAGAAGTATCCCCTGAAATACAAAAAATTTATACTGCATTGGATTATAATCCCGATGCAAAACCGGGGGAACGTTTTGGAAACAACCCCAAAAATATTAAATGGGTGAGGGTACATAACCTACCTGATTTATCATATTTCAATCACTCACAACATGCAAACGTTGCCGGTTTAGAATGTCAGAAATGTCATGGACCTGTGCAAGAAATGGAAGTGATTCAGCAATATGCAACACTTCAGATGGGATGGTGTATTGATTGTCACAGAAATACAGG